A single region of the Sphingobium sp. TKS genome encodes:
- a CDS encoding HesB/IscA family protein gives MTPTPNGDTKIRARPAAVILTPAAEQRIADLMADAPEDAIGVKLSTPRRGCSGLAYSVDYVSEEARFDEKIETPGGTFYIDGASVLYLVGSTMDWVEDDFTAGFVFNNPNAKGSCGCGESFTV, from the coding sequence ATGACCCCTACTCCCAATGGCGACACCAAAATCCGCGCTCGCCCCGCCGCCGTCATCCTGACGCCCGCCGCCGAGCAGCGCATCGCTGACCTGATGGCCGATGCCCCCGAAGACGCGATCGGCGTCAAGCTCTCCACCCCGCGCCGCGGCTGCTCGGGCCTTGCCTATTCGGTCGATTATGTGAGCGAGGAAGCCAGGTTCGACGAGAAGATCGAAACCCCCGGCGGCACCTTCTACATCGACGGCGCGTCGGTGCTCTATCTGGTTGGATCGACCATGGACTGGGTGGAAGACGACTTCACCGCCGGTTTCGTCTTCAACAACCCCAATGCCAAG
- a CDS encoding SUF system Fe-S cluster assembly protein, with translation MSEERKILMEEVEAVNTPPKARVEEASDSGQRQRDYLDGFLSAKPIETPKGEPGGSLYDAIIDALKEIYDPEIPVNIYDLGLVYGVDVTEDGHAVVTMTLTTPHCPVAESMPGEVELRVGAVPGVGDAQVNLVWDPPWDPQKMSDEAKLELGML, from the coding sequence ATGAGCGAAGAGCGGAAGATATTGATGGAAGAGGTCGAGGCGGTGAACACCCCGCCCAAGGCGCGTGTCGAGGAAGCTTCTGATTCTGGCCAGCGCCAGCGCGACTATCTCGACGGATTCCTGAGCGCCAAGCCCATTGAAACGCCCAAGGGCGAGCCGGGCGGCAGCCTTTACGATGCGATCATCGATGCGCTCAAGGAAATCTACGACCCGGAAATCCCGGTCAATATCTATGATCTGGGCTTGGTCTACGGCGTCGACGTCACGGAGGACGGCCATGCCGTCGTCACCATGACGCTGACCACGCCGCATTGCCCGGTGGCCGAATCCATGCCGGGCGAAGTCGAACTGCGCGTCGGCGCGGTGCCGGGCGTGGGCGATGCGCAGGTGAACCTCGTCTGGGATCCGCCATGGGATCCGCAGAAAATGTCGGACGAAGCCAAGCTCGAACTGGGAATGCTCTGA
- a CDS encoding cysteine desulfurase produces MTDLAQALRLRDDFPGVGSWHYLDSAATAQKPNAVIDAIARAYGPDYATVHRGVYERSANMTLAYEAARRKVANFIGAASDSEIVYVRGATEGINLVAQSWAGTQLESGDRILLSMLEHHSNIVPWQIVAERQGAQIDVVPLTADGKIDLDAMQAMITPQHKLVALAHVSNVLGSVLDVRRAADIAHSVGAKILIDGCQAVPRLAVDVQALDCDFYVFSAHKLYGPTGIGALWARKDLLDAMPPYQGGGSMIDKVTFEKTTYAPAPTRFEAGTPHITGVVGLSAAIDYVQAIGLDAIHAHECALVAKARVALESLNSVRVFGPEDSAGILSFEVEGVHPHDVGTILDETGVAIRAGHHCAQPLMRHLGVEATARASFGIYSDESDVDALVKGIERVRKIFG; encoded by the coding sequence ATGACCGATCTGGCTCAAGCGTTGCGCTTGCGGGATGATTTCCCCGGCGTCGGCAGCTGGCACTATCTCGACAGCGCCGCCACCGCGCAGAAGCCCAACGCTGTAATCGACGCCATCGCCCGCGCCTATGGCCCGGACTATGCGACAGTCCATCGCGGCGTCTATGAGCGCTCGGCCAATATGACGCTTGCCTATGAGGCGGCGCGCCGCAAGGTCGCGAACTTCATCGGAGCGGCGTCGGACAGCGAGATTGTCTACGTCCGCGGCGCGACCGAGGGCATCAACCTCGTCGCCCAAAGCTGGGCGGGTACGCAGCTTGAAAGCGGCGACCGCATCCTGCTCTCGATGCTGGAGCATCACAGCAATATCGTCCCCTGGCAGATCGTGGCCGAAAGGCAAGGCGCGCAGATCGACGTCGTGCCGCTCACGGCGGACGGCAAGATCGATCTCGACGCCATGCAGGCGATGATCACGCCGCAACACAAGCTGGTCGCGTTGGCCCATGTGTCGAACGTGCTGGGCAGCGTCCTCGATGTGCGCCGCGCCGCCGACATTGCCCACAGCGTTGGCGCGAAGATCCTGATTGACGGCTGCCAGGCCGTCCCGCGCCTTGCCGTCGATGTGCAGGCGTTGGACTGCGATTTCTACGTCTTTTCCGCGCACAAGCTCTACGGTCCTACCGGCATCGGCGCGCTCTGGGCGCGCAAGGATCTGCTCGACGCCATGCCGCCCTATCAGGGCGGCGGATCGATGATCGACAAGGTGACGTTCGAGAAAACCACCTACGCGCCCGCGCCGACCCGGTTCGAGGCGGGGACGCCGCATATCACCGGCGTCGTCGGCCTGTCGGCGGCGATCGATTATGTGCAGGCCATCGGCCTTGACGCGATCCACGCCCATGAATGCGCGCTGGTCGCCAAGGCGCGGGTGGCGCTGGAAAGCCTCAACAGCGTGCGCGTCTTCGGGCCGGAGGATTCGGCGGGCATCCTCTCCTTCGAGGTTGAGGGGGTGCATCCGCATGATGTCGGCACCATATTGGACGAAACGGGCGTGGCGATCCGGGCGGGGCATCATTGCGCGCAGCCGCTGATGCGTCATCTCGGCGTCGAGGCTACGGCACGGGCCAGCTTCGGCATCTACAGCGACGAAAGCGATGTGGATGCGCTGGTCAAAGGCATAGAACGAGTGAGGAAAATCTTCGGATGA
- a CDS encoding SufD family Fe-S cluster assembly protein gives MTTLTLPTRKAEEWRYSDLDALAAIWPTPAPTRIYVAAGETARHHLLQDAAEGAAAVHDYVITIADGARCDFHVLNIGGKFGRATFTVTLGSNAHFELNGAIIGGGDQTLEIITAVTHAKPDSTSGQTIRSILGQHATGSYLGSINVARDAQRTDAFQSVKAMLLDRTATANAKPELEIYADDVKCAHGATVGELDRQALFYMASRGMDPATAKTLLLKAFVAGVFDDVADEAVKDRLEAAAIAKLETLV, from the coding sequence GTGACCACGCTCACCCTTCCCACGCGCAAGGCTGAAGAATGGCGCTACAGCGATCTCGACGCGCTGGCCGCCATCTGGCCGACGCCCGCGCCGACGCGCATCTATGTGGCCGCTGGGGAAACGGCGCGCCATCATCTGTTGCAGGACGCGGCCGAAGGCGCGGCGGCGGTGCATGACTATGTCATCACCATCGCCGACGGCGCGCGCTGTGATTTCCATGTCCTCAACATCGGCGGTAAATTCGGTCGCGCGACCTTCACCGTCACGCTGGGAAGCAACGCGCATTTCGAGCTGAACGGCGCGATCATCGGTGGCGGCGACCAGACTCTGGAGATCATCACCGCCGTCACCCATGCGAAGCCGGACTCGACCAGCGGCCAGACCATCCGCTCAATCTTGGGCCAGCACGCTACCGGCAGCTATCTGGGCAGCATCAATGTCGCCCGCGACGCGCAGCGCACCGACGCCTTCCAGTCGGTCAAGGCGATGCTGCTCGACCGCACCGCTACGGCCAATGCCAAGCCGGAGCTGGAAATCTACGCCGACGACGTGAAATGCGCCCATGGCGCGACCGTGGGCGAGCTGGACCGCCAAGCGCTCTTCTACATGGCCTCGCGCGGCATGGACCCGGCGACGGCCAAGACGCTGCTCTTGAAAGCCTTTGTCGCGGGCGTGTTCGATGATGTCGCCGACGAAGCGGTCAAGGACAGGCTCGAAGCCGCCGCGATCGCCAAGCTGGAGACGCTGGTATGA
- the sufC gene encoding Fe-S cluster assembly ATPase SufC: MLTIDNLSNEIDGKAILKGLSLSIKAGEIHAIMGPNGAGKSTLAYTLGGRPNYDVTGGTATFEGQDLFELEPHERAAAGLFLGFQYPVEIPGVSNLQFLRESLNSQRRARGEKELNGGEFIKLAKEKAALLGLDMEMLKRPVNVGFSGGEKKRAEMVQMGILDPRLAILDETDSGLDIDALKIVGAGINAIMRKPDKAVLLITHYQRLLDYVKPDFVHVLAGGRIVKSGGPELALELEREGYAEVVAA, translated from the coding sequence ATGCTGACGATCGATAATCTCTCGAACGAAATCGACGGCAAGGCGATCCTGAAAGGACTGTCGCTCTCCATCAAGGCGGGCGAAATCCATGCGATCATGGGGCCGAATGGCGCGGGCAAGTCGACGCTGGCCTATACGCTGGGCGGCCGTCCGAACTATGACGTGACCGGTGGCACCGCGACCTTCGAAGGGCAAGACCTGTTCGAGCTGGAGCCGCATGAGCGTGCCGCCGCAGGGCTGTTCCTGGGCTTCCAATATCCGGTCGAGATTCCGGGCGTCTCCAACCTGCAATTTCTGCGCGAGAGCCTCAATTCGCAGCGCCGCGCGCGGGGCGAGAAGGAACTGAACGGCGGCGAATTCATCAAGCTCGCCAAGGAAAAGGCCGCCCTGCTCGGCCTCGACATGGAGATGCTGAAGCGTCCGGTGAATGTCGGCTTTTCGGGCGGCGAGAAGAAGCGCGCCGAAATGGTGCAGATGGGCATTCTCGACCCCAGGCTGGCGATATTGGACGAGACCGACTCCGGCCTCGACATCGACGCGCTCAAGATCGTGGGCGCGGGCATCAACGCCATCATGCGCAAGCCCGACAAGGCGGTGCTGCTCATCACCCACTATCAGCGCCTGCTCGACTATGTGAAGCCGGACTTCGTCCATGTGCTTGCCGGCGGTCGGATCGTGAAGTCGGGCGGCCCCGAACTGGCGCTGGAGTTGGAGCGCGAGGGTTATGCGGAGGTGGTGGCCGCGTGA
- a CDS encoding endonuclease domain-containing protein → MGSPPLQGRGRGWGLSTGRLAQLAAFAREMRREPTEPEKRLWSKLSRSQLGGYKFRRQTVIGPFIADFLCPQKALIVEVDGDTHSVESNKARDEALNAMGYSIIRIANHDVRQNIEGVCAAILGALQQAPDRWASPHPNPSPEGEGLSHSQGQSR, encoded by the coding sequence TTGGGCTCCCCTCCCCTTCAGGGGAGGGGCCGGGGGTGGGGGCTGTCGACTGGACGCCTCGCTCAGTTAGCGGCTTTCGCTCGCGAAATGCGCCGCGAACCGACCGAACCGGAAAAGCGCCTCTGGTCAAAGCTGTCCCGCTCACAACTCGGCGGTTACAAATTCCGCCGCCAGACCGTGATCGGTCCGTTCATTGCGGATTTCCTCTGCCCGCAAAAAGCGCTGATCGTCGAAGTCGATGGCGATACGCATAGCGTGGAATCGAACAAGGCGCGTGATGAGGCGTTGAATGCAATGGGCTACAGCATCATTCGCATCGCCAACCATGACGTGAGGCAGAATATCGAAGGGGTTTGCGCCGCGATCCTTGGCGCGCTCCAACAGGCGCCGGATCGTTGGGCGAGCCCCCACCCCAACCCCTCCCCTGAAGGGGAGGGGCTTTCCCACTCTCAAGGACAATCACGTTGA
- the sufB gene encoding Fe-S cluster assembly protein SufB codes for MTEEATTVRNLEAHEAADRASTYEHGWSSAIEQDFAPKGLNEDTVRFISAKKKEPEWLLAWRLKAFALWQTMDPPEWAKLNIPPIDYQDAYYYAEPKKKAELNSLDEVDPEILATYQKLGIPIAEQEVLAGVKGSRKVAVDAVFDSVSVATTFRKELEEAGVIFRSISEAVREYPDLVKKWLGKVVPMHDNYFATLNCAVFSDGTFVYIPKGVRCPMELSTYFRINAENTGQFERTLIVADEGAYVSYLEGCTAPMRDENQLHAAVVELVALDDAEIKYSTVQNWYPGDENGKGGIYNFVTKRALCQGRNSKVSWTQVETGSAITWKYPSCVLNGENSVGEFYSVALTNNMQQADTGTKMIHNGKGSRSTIVSKGISAGRSNNTYRGLVRVAPGAEGVRNFTQCDSLLLGDLCGAHTVPYIEVRNPSAQIEHEATTSKISDDQLFYAMQRGLDQESAVSLIVNGFAKEVLQQLPMEFAVEAQKLLGISLEGSVG; via the coding sequence ATGACCGAAGAAGCAACCACTGTTCGCAATCTCGAAGCGCATGAGGCCGCCGATCGCGCCTCCACCTACGAGCATGGCTGGTCCTCGGCCATCGAGCAGGACTTCGCGCCCAAGGGGCTGAACGAAGATACGGTCCGCTTCATTTCGGCCAAGAAGAAGGAACCGGAATGGCTGCTGGCATGGCGGCTGAAGGCCTTTGCCCTATGGCAGACGATGGACCCGCCGGAGTGGGCCAAGCTCAACATCCCGCCGATCGACTATCAGGACGCCTATTATTACGCCGAGCCGAAGAAGAAGGCGGAGCTGAATTCGCTGGATGAGGTCGATCCTGAGATATTGGCGACCTATCAGAAGCTGGGCATTCCTATTGCCGAGCAGGAAGTGCTGGCTGGCGTCAAGGGCAGCCGCAAGGTCGCGGTCGACGCGGTGTTCGACAGCGTCTCGGTCGCCACCACCTTCCGCAAGGAGCTGGAGGAGGCGGGCGTCATCTTCCGCTCGATCAGTGAGGCGGTGCGCGAATATCCCGATCTGGTGAAGAAGTGGCTGGGCAAGGTCGTGCCGATGCACGACAATTATTTCGCGACCTTGAATTGCGCGGTCTTTTCCGACGGCACCTTCGTCTACATTCCCAAGGGTGTGCGCTGCCCGATGGAACTCAGCACCTATTTCCGCATCAACGCGGAAAATACGGGGCAGTTTGAACGCACTTTGATCGTTGCGGACGAGGGGGCGTATGTCTCCTATCTCGAAGGCTGCACCGCGCCGATGCGCGACGAGAATCAGCTCCACGCCGCCGTGGTCGAACTGGTCGCGCTGGACGATGCGGAGATCAAATATTCCACCGTCCAGAACTGGTATCCCGGCGATGAGAACGGCAAGGGCGGCATCTATAATTTCGTGACCAAGCGGGCGCTCTGCCAGGGCCGCAACAGCAAGGTCAGCTGGACCCAGGTGGAAACCGGCTCGGCCATCACCTGGAAATATCCAAGCTGCGTGCTGAACGGCGAGAACAGCGTGGGCGAGTTCTACTCGGTGGCGCTGACCAACAACATGCAGCAGGCCGACACCGGCACCAAGATGATCCACAATGGTAAGGGCAGCCGCTCGACCATCGTGTCCAAGGGTATTTCGGCGGGGCGGTCGAACAACACCTATCGCGGCCTGGTGCGCGTGGCGCCGGGCGCGGAGGGCGTGCGCAACTTCACCCAGTGCGACAGCCTGCTGCTGGGCGACCTGTGCGGCGCGCATACCGTGCCCTATATCGAAGTGCGCAATCCCTCCGCCCAGATCGAGCATGAGGCGACCACCAGCAAGATCAGCGACGACCAGCTTTTCTACGCGATGCAGCGCGGGCTGGATCAGGAAAGCGCGGTCTCGCTGATCGTGAACGGCTTTGCCAAGGAAGTGCTGCAACAGCTCCCGATGGAGTTTGCCGTCGAGGCGCAGAAGCTGCTGGGCATTTCGCTGGAAGGGTCGGTCGGTTGA